The region TCGGCGGAGACGGGGTCACGCGCGGCTACCTGGGCCGCCCGGAGCTCACGGCGGATCGCTTCCTCCCCGACCCCTTCGCGGGCGAGGCGGGGGCGCGGATGTACCGCACCGGCGACCGGGCGCGCTGGCGGGCGGACGGCACCCTGGAGTTCCTGGGGCGGACCGACCAGCAGGTGAAGGTCCGCGGGCACCGGGTGGAGCCGGGCGAGATCGAGGCGGTCCTGCGGGAGCACCCGGGTGTGGCCGAGGCGGTGGTGAGCACGCGCCCGGACGCCACGGGGAGCGCCATCCTGGTGGCCTACGTGGTCGCCGAGGGCGCGGCGCCCGCCGTGGACGCGCTGCGCGAGCGGGTGCGGGAGCGGCTTCCCCGGCACATGGAGCCCTCCGCCTTCGTCTTCCTCGCGGCGCTGCCTCTCACGCCGAACGGGAAGGTGGACCGGCGCGCGCTCCCCGACCCGGAGCCCGGCGCGGCGACGGAGGACGCGGACTACGTGGCGCCGCGGAGCGTCCTGGAGGAGCGCCTGGCGGGCCTCTGGGCGGAGCTGCTGGGGGCGCGGCGCGTGGGGATCCACGACGACTTCTTCCACCTGGGGGGCCACTCCATCCTGGCGACCCAGCTCGTGGGCCGGGTGAGCGCCGAGCTGGGGGTCCGTGTCCCGCTCCGTGTCCTCTACACCGCGCCGACGCTGGCGAAGCTGGCCGCGGAGGTGGAGGTGCTTCGCGGCGGGCGGGGAGCCCCCGCGCCCCCGCCGCTGGTGCCGGTGGAGCGGACCGGGCCGCTCCCGCTCTCCCTCTCCCAGCAGAGGCTCTGGTTCCTGTACCAGATGGCGCCCCTGAGCCCCGCGTACAACGACCTGGAGGGGCTGCGCATCCGCGGCGAGCTGGACGTGGCCGCGCTGCAGCGGGCGTTCGCCGAGATCGTGCGCCGCCACGAGATGCTGCGCACCGCCTTCGGGATGCGCGACGGGATGGCCGCCCAACTCGTGGCGCCCTCGCTCCCGGCCTCCCTCCCGTTCGCCGACCTGAGCGCCGTCCCGGAGAACCGCCGCAACGCGGAGCTGGAGCGGCTCGCCCGGACGGTGGTGCAGCGCCCCTTCGCGCTGGAGCAGCTCCCGCTCTTCCGGGTGGTCCTCGCCCGGCTCGCGGAGCGGGAGCACGTGCTGGTCCTCTCGGTGCACCACATCGTCTGGGACGGGTGGTCGCTGGGCGTCTTCGCCGACGAGATGAACCGCCTCTACGCCGCCTACTCCCGCGGAGAGCCCTCGCCGCTGGCGCCCCTGGCGGTGCAGTACGCCGACTTCGCCCACTGGCAGCGCGAGTGGCTGCAGGGGGAGGCGCTGGAGGCCCACCAGGGATACTGGAGGGAGAAGCTGGCCGGCGCGCCCACGCTGGCGCTCCCCACCGACCATCCGCGCCCCGCGGAGCCGTCCGGCCGCGGCGGGCGGGAAGACCTGCGGATCCCCGCGGCGCTGGCGGAGGGGGTGCGCGCGCTGAGCCGGTCGGAGGAGGCGACGCTGTACACCACCCTCCTGGCGCTCTTCCAGGTGGTGCTGGCACACCACTCCGGGCAGGACGACGTGGTGGTCGGCACCGACGTGGCCGGACGCCACCCGGTGGAGACGGAGCCGATGATCGGCTTCTTCATCAACCAGCTCGTGCTGCGCACCCGGCTGGCCGGGAACCCCACCTTCCGCGACCTCCTGGGGCGGGTGCGGGAAACGGTGCTGGAGGCGTTCGACCACCAGGACCTCCCCTTCGACCGGGTGGTGAGTGCGGTCGTCCCGGACCGGGAGGGGCGGGGCGCGCCGCTCTTCCAGGCCAAGTTCGTCCTGCAGAACGTCCGCCTCCCCGACCTGGGGGTGTCCGGGCTGAGCCTGGAGGGCGTCCCCTTCCGGCGGGGGACGGCGAAGTTCGACCTGCTGCTGAACGTCATGGAGCGCGGCGACCTGATCACCGGCTCGCTGGAGTACGACGCGGACCTGTTCGAGCGTGCCACCGTCCGGCGCCTGCTGGAGCACTACCTCCGCCTGCTGGAGGCCGTGGTGGAGCGGCCCGAGGTGCGCCTGGCGGAGCTCTTCGCGGCGCTCGCGGAGGCGGAGCGGCTGCAGGAGCAGCGCGCCCGGGACGAGCGCAGCACCGCCAATCTCGGCCGGCTCAAGGGGATCGTACGCAGGACCGTTACCTCAAACACGGAAGGCGACTGAATCATGGAGACCACGAATCCGGGAGCGCCCGGCCTGAAGTCGATCGGCGCGATCAAGCGCCGCACCGCCGTAGCCAGCGAGGAGAGCGTCACCCGCTCCCACCCCATGTTCCCCGACGGGGGAGTCCCCCTGGTGGTGGAGCCCGCCGCCGACGACGTGGACCTGGTGAGCTGGGCGCGCGCGGAGGCGAAGCGCCTCGACGCGCAGCTCCTCGAGCACGGGGGGATCCTGTTCCGCGGCTTCCGGATGGAGACCCCGGACGACTTCGAGCGGTTCATCGCCGCGGTTTCCGGGGAGCTTCTGGAGTACCGGGAGCGGTCGTCGCCGCGCAGCCAGGTGAGCGGGAACGTCTACACCTCCACCGAGCACCCGGCCAGCCAGCCGATCTTCCTGCACAACGAGAACTCGTACCAGCACACCTGGCCCCGGAAGATCTTCTTCATGTGCGACGTCGAGCCCCAGGAGGGCGGCGAGACCCCCCTGGCGGACACCCGCAGGGTGGGGAAGCGGCTCCCCGAGGAGATCCGCCGCCGCTTCGCCGAGAAGGGGGTGATGTACGTGCGCAACTACGGCGGCGGCGTGGGCCTGAGCTGGCAGAACGTCTTCCAGACCGAGGACCCGCGCGAGGTGGAGGCGTACTGCGAGGGCGCCGGGCTCCAGCCGGAGTGGAAGGACGGCGACCGCCTGCGGACGCGCGCCGTGCGCCCCGCCTTCGTCCGCCACCCCGTCACGGGCGAGGAGCTCTGGTTCAACCACGCCGTGTTCTTCCACGTGACCACCCTGGAGCCCACGGTGCGCGAGGCGCTCCTGGCCTCGTTCGCCGAGGAGGACCTCCCCGGCAACACCTACTACGGCGACGGGACCCCCATCGAGCCGGAGGTGATGGACGCCCTCCGCGCCATCTACGACGAGGAGACGGTCGTCTTCCCCTGGCGCAGGGGGGACGTGCTGATGCTCGACAACATGACGGTCGCGCACGGCCGGAGCCCCTTCCGCGGCCCCCGGAGGATCCTGGCCGGAATGTCCGAGCCGGTCAGCCGCGACCAGGTCTGAGAAAAGCGTTCCCGAACCGCACCGCAACCGCATGCTTTCCGTCGATTCCACCTGCTCCTCCTCGACCCTCGTCGAGCTCCTCCGGCACCGGGCCGACACCCGGCCGGACGGCTGGGCGTACACCTTCCTCGGCGACGCCGAGGGCGAAGAGACCCGGCTGACCTACGGTGAGCTGGATGCACGGGCGCGCGGCATCGCCGCGCGCCTGCAGGCCGGCGGCGCGCGGGACCGGTGCGTCCTCCTCCTCTACCCCCCGGGGCTGGAGTTCATCGCGGCCTACTTCGGCTGCCTGTACGCGGGGGCCGTCGCGGTCCCCGCGTACCCGCCGCGGCAGAACCGCTCGCTCGGCCGGCTGCAGGCCATCGCCGCCGACGCGCGGGCGGCCGCGGTCCTCACCACCTCCGGGATGCTCGCCTCGCTCGCGGCGCACCGGGAGAGCCTCCCCGGCGCCGGGGCCATGGCCTGGATCGCCACCGACGAGGTCCCGGCCGAGCTGGCGGCGGAGTGGGCCGATCCCGGGGTGACGGAGGACACCCTCGCCTTCCTGCAGTACAGCTCCGGCTCCACCTCCACCCCCAAGGGGGTCCGGGTGACGCACCGGAACCTGCTCTACAACGAGCGGATGATCCGGGAAGCGTTCGGGCACACCCCGGAGTGGGTGGAGCGCGGGCTCACCATCATGGGGTGGCTCCCGTTCTACCACGACATGGGGCTGATCGGGAACGTCCTGCACCCGCTCTACCTGGGCGCGCCGTGCGTGCTGATGTCCCCGGTGTCGTTCCTCAAGCGCCCGGTCCGCTGGCTGGAGACCATCTCCCGCTTCGGAGCGCACACCAGCGGGGGCCCCAACTTCGCCTACGACCTGTGCGTCCAGCGGACCACGCCGGAGGAGCGCGCCGGGCTCGACCTCGGCACCTGGACGCTCGCCTTCAACGGCGCGGAGCCCATCTCCTCCGCCACCCTGGACCGCTTCGCGGAGGCGTTCGCTCCCGCGGGGTTCCGCAGGGAGGCGTTCTTCCCCTGCTACGGGCTGGCGGAGGCGACCCTCATCGTCACCGGGAGCCGGAAGTCCGCCCCGCCGACCATCCGCTCCTTCGACCCGGACGCGCTGGCGCGGGACCGGGCGGTGGAGGCGGAAGGGGGGAGGCCG is a window of Longimicrobiaceae bacterium DNA encoding:
- a CDS encoding TauD/TfdA family dioxygenase is translated as METTNPGAPGLKSIGAIKRRTAVASEESVTRSHPMFPDGGVPLVVEPAADDVDLVSWARAEAKRLDAQLLEHGGILFRGFRMETPDDFERFIAAVSGELLEYRERSSPRSQVSGNVYTSTEHPASQPIFLHNENSYQHTWPRKIFFMCDVEPQEGGETPLADTRRVGKRLPEEIRRRFAEKGVMYVRNYGGGVGLSWQNVFQTEDPREVEAYCEGAGLQPEWKDGDRLRTRAVRPAFVRHPVTGEELWFNHAVFFHVTTLEPTVREALLASFAEEDLPGNTYYGDGTPIEPEVMDALRAIYDEETVVFPWRRGDVLMLDNMTVAHGRSPFRGPRRILAGMSEPVSRDQV